AAATAATGATCTTATGACATCAATTTTAATTAATAGCAAAATAATGATCATATAGCATGTTCTGTTCACCTACAGATTCTTTTAAAGGAATGactgaaatattttcctttgggAAGTCCATTTTTTGCTGAGAGTTAAATTCAGCATTGcagtatattatatgtatgtccAAAATCATCATAAAAGAATAACTTTTTGGAGCAATTTATAGCAATAATTTAATGACTTACAAATGAGTAGGAGCATCTTTTTCTTGACTAATTGCCTTCCTTTAGTTtgagaaatttattcttttttaaggatTACAATAtatgcttttaattttataagcCACATCTCTTAAGGGTGAACCAAATGCTTCTTGATAATTGAAAATTAGGAATTATCTTTATCAGTGTTCTAGACATTAATACAGTATGGCTGTGTCTTTTGCTGCCCATGCTCCTAAACACAACTTCAGTGTAACTTGTGGGggaaaattagttttaaaataatttgcctCTGCAAATGATATAatgcttatatatttttttattatattattttgactTTATGCAGGATGGCCAGGACAAGATACTTAATTTGTCTTTTAGAAGACtccttaaaatatttatctttccaCATTAATCACAGTTTTGCTCAACATTTTCTTCATGGCgtttttcatttctgtatttCTAAATGTGTAGATCAATGGATTTAATAAGGGGGttagaaaactataaaatattgaTACCATTTTGTCAAAAGAGAAAGTAGTGGGAGGTCTTGTATATTCAAATATACATGGAACAAAAAATAAGACCATGACTGTGATGTGGGAACCACAAGTAGAAAGAGCTTTACGACGTGCCGCTGTGCTGTGTGtccttagagaatgaaggatgacTGCATAGGAGATAAGCAAAAGGGAAAAGTTGATGATACAGATAAAGCCACTGTTGGCCACAACCATCAGACCAAGCATGTGTGTATCTATACAGGCAAGTTCCAAAAGTTGGTACAAGTCACACATAAAGTGATTAATTACATTAGGACCACAAAAGGGTAATGGAAGCAGGAAAAATATCTGAATCATGGAGTGCAAGAAGCCTCCTGCCCAGGCTACACCCACCAGCAACAAGCACAGGTCCCGATTCATGATGGTCATATAGTGTAGGGGCTTGCAGATAGCTACATATCTGTCATAGGCCATAGATGTGAGGACAATAACCTCAACACCTGCTAAGAAATGTTCAGCAAAAATCTGACCCATACAACCTTGGAAGGATATAGTTTTCCTTTCATAGAGAGAGTCTATGATAACTTTAGGAGCAATGACAGAGGAGAAGGAAGCATCTAGGAAAGACAGAAGGGCTAGGAAGAAGTACATAGGGGACCCCAAAAGGGAAGGTGTACAGATGATGGTCAGGACAAGAAACAAATTCCCCACAACAGTTGAAAGGTAGAAAAGTAAGAATATAACAAATGAcattttctgaatattttgatTCTGTGATAGTCCCAGTAATATGAATTCAGTCACAAAactttgattttccattttttaaaggtCCTGTACCTATTAATCATTGAGTAtctgcagaaaaaaagaaagaagggctgttaataacaaatattatagaaaatgttCAAAAGCATATCCAAATATATCAACCTTCATGGAATTTACACATAATGTGCATTACTGATCATGACCATTCCTTCAATATGTCTTCAGTTAATATGAGCAGAGGTACctgttttattcatatttccCTCTTCTTTACCTTCCCCACTTTACCAATAGCCTTCTTATAATGATATAGAAATgtagaaatgaatataatattccaaaatgaTTTCAGCAAAGTATAGTCAGTATGGCAACTCATTGTTCAATATATATTCTGAAGTATCCTAATATCAAATGGTCCTTCAATATGATGTAGTTTGTTCTGGCATCTGCCTTATATTTATCACAGATCTTTTTCCCCATTCCTAGTGCTCTTTTATCTCATGTTCCTTACTTTCTTCTTAtgtggttgattttttttaagtccatgtaatattttacttttctccttATTCAATTTGGAAGGATGTCCCAGAATGTGAGGATTTTTCTCCTTAATGCTAATTAGGTTAACCAATAGTTTAGCAGTCTTTCCTGGATTTTTGCCATtggaacatttaataaatgtttcatttatgccttctttcaagaaatatatatttatgtatatgaatTTACATTAACATATACATAGAAATACATTTACAAGTAAATGTGTACACATAcctacatatatctatatctatataaataaccCTACACATATACATAGCTTCAAGTACAAAGCACAAATATTCTAGGATACTTTAATGGAAccttattttgaagataaaatcgAGCTATTAATACCCTCTTTctgaatctctgtctctctgtctttctgtatctgtttcgttgtctctgtttctgctctgtgtgtctctgtatttgtttgtgtgtgtgtgtgtgtgtgtgtgtgtgtgtgtgtgtgtgtgtgcgcgtgtttGCTCTCATGGGTTTAGTTAACACAGCTATGCCAATAAGCCATCAAATGATACAATCAGCCCAGTTTCTTATCTGAGTTTTAATCCCACCCAACCAATAAATTTCATATAACAAATTTTGTAGCAGAAATTCAAGATACATCTTAACCTTAATATCTCCCACACTTCTAATTTTCGTTCCTCCTAATCCCTGTCCTCTTCACAACGTACTTATTACTGCAAAACACAAAATCTTAGCATGATCAAGGACATTTCACTTTTCCTCACTCTGCAGATCCAACCAAATTGCCCAACCTTCCACGTTGTACCTATACAACTTCTCTCATGTCCAACCTCTTCTCACCATGAACACAGTTATCTTAATTCTGGTATTTCTAGCCCCTTTTCTCAATTATTACTACaatgttttatttatcattttgcaTCAAATCTATTTTTACTTTAGTCTTGTTACACCTACTATCAAAAGAATTTTCCTTATTTGTGTTTCTGCACATGTGACTCATCAATT
The Macrotis lagotis isolate mMagLag1 chromosome 3, bilby.v1.9.chrom.fasta, whole genome shotgun sequence genome window above contains:
- the LOC141517021 gene encoding olfactory receptor 4C15-like gives rise to the protein MENQSFVTEFILLGLSQNQNIQKMSFVIFLLFYLSTVVGNLFLVLTIICTPSLLGSPMYFFLALLSFLDASFSSVIAPKVIIDSLYERKTISFQGCMGQIFAEHFLAGVEVIVLTSMAYDRYVAICKPLHYMTIMNRDLCLLLVGVAWAGGFLHSMIQIFFLLPLPFCGPNVINHFMCDLYQLLELACIDTHMLGLMVVANSGFICIINFSLLLISYAVILHSLRTHSTAARRKALSTCGSHITVMVLFFVPCIFEYTRPPTTFSFDKMVSIFYSFLTPLLNPLIYTFRNTEMKNAMKKMLSKTVINVER